In a single window of the Bacteroidota bacterium genome:
- a CDS encoding bifunctional hydroxymethylpyrimidine kinase/phosphomethylpyrimidine kinase, whose translation MSLLVVGTVAFDAIETPFGKTDKILGGAATYISLAASYFTKDIDLVSVVGGDYPQSAIDMLKNHGMRLDGLQIKQDQKSFFWSGRYHTDLNSRDTLATELNVLADFDPILPEHTRNCDFLMLGNLMPKLQKRVMEQLTRRPKLIVLDTMNFWMDTAIDDLIEAIAQVDVLTINDSEARQLSGEYSLVKAAQKILAMGPKVLIIKKGEHGALLFNKEQVFFAPALPLEDVFDPTGAGDSFAGGFIGYLAQTKDISFDNMKRAIIFGSAMASFTVEKFGVERLVGLSQEEVEERVQEFIDLVQFDISLV comes from the coding sequence ATGAGTTTACTCGTGGTGGGCACGGTTGCGTTTGATGCAATTGAGACCCCTTTCGGCAAGACCGATAAAATTCTGGGTGGTGCGGCTACCTATATTTCTCTGGCAGCGTCTTATTTTACTAAAGACATTGATCTCGTGTCTGTTGTGGGTGGCGATTACCCGCAGTCGGCCATTGATATGCTGAAGAATCATGGCATGCGTCTGGATGGTTTGCAAATTAAACAGGACCAGAAATCATTTTTCTGGTCGGGCCGCTACCATACCGACCTGAACAGCCGCGATACGCTGGCCACCGAGCTGAACGTACTTGCCGATTTTGACCCGATTTTGCCCGAACATACCCGCAACTGCGATTTTCTGATGCTGGGCAACCTTATGCCCAAGTTGCAAAAGCGTGTAATGGAGCAACTTACACGCCGCCCGAAGCTGATTGTGCTGGACACAATGAACTTTTGGATGGATACGGCCATTGACGACCTGATTGAGGCCATTGCACAGGTGGATGTGCTTACGATTAATGACTCGGAAGCCCGGCAGCTTTCGGGCGAGTACTCACTGGTGAAGGCCGCCCAGAAAATTCTGGCCATGGGTCCCAAGGTGCTCATCATTAAAAAAGGCGAACACGGTGCGCTGCTGTTCAATAAAGAACAGGTGTTTTTTGCACCGGCTCTTCCGCTCGAAGACGTGTTTGACCCCACCGGCGCGGGCGACAGTTTTGCGGGCGGCTTTATCGGCTACCTGGCTCAAACCAAAGACATTTCGTTCGACAATATGAAGCGTGCCATTATTTTCGGTTCGGCCATGGCTTCGTTTACGGTGGAGAAATTTGGTGTGGAACGCCTTGTGGGGCTTTCGCAGGAAGAGGTGGAAGAACGTGTGCAGGAGTTTATTGATCTGGTGCAATTCGATATATCGCTGGTGTAA
- a CDS encoding MFS transporter: MNKQERFLLITLAFVQFTHVMDFMIMMPLSTQFQEAFGISPAKFGALVASYNISAGIVSLLGALFIDRFDRRRVMLLAYACLVTGTIACGLAQSYGMLLAARIFTGMFGGVLSATLLSVVGDSIPFERRASAMAIVMSGFAAAAVLGVPVGSLVANAFSWHVPFFAIAAVGILVFAGIVKFIPSMRNHIAAAKAHKPLRNLFDIFNSANRMRALLLMALLMMGHFAIIPYIPTYVEYNVGLPRSNVAWIYLSGGICSVVAMRIVGRFADKHGPFKVFAVLSVLAVIPLVFITHLPPTTLAVVLTATCLFFVFGGTRTVPSSTLITATAEPHQRGGFLSINAAVQQLASGLAAFIGGLLVVELPNRQIAHYDWVGYVAVAASLLAIPVAYVVKPVGVKK, from the coding sequence ATGAATAAACAGGAACGCTTTCTGCTCATTACGCTGGCATTTGTGCAGTTTACGCATGTAATGGATTTTATGATTATGATGCCGCTGAGCACGCAGTTTCAGGAGGCGTTTGGTATTTCTCCGGCCAAGTTTGGTGCGCTGGTGGCATCATACAATATCAGCGCCGGCATTGTGAGTTTGCTGGGCGCCTTGTTCATCGACCGGTTCGACCGGCGGCGGGTGATGTTGCTGGCATATGCGTGCTTAGTAACGGGCACCATTGCCTGCGGACTGGCGCAGAGCTATGGCATGCTGCTGGCGGCGCGCATTTTTACCGGCATGTTTGGCGGTGTGCTTTCGGCCACGCTGCTGAGTGTGGTGGGCGACAGTATTCCGTTTGAGCGCCGCGCCTCGGCCATGGCCATTGTGATGTCGGGCTTTGCGGCGGCGGCGGTGCTTGGTGTGCCGGTGGGCAGTCTGGTGGCCAACGCATTCAGCTGGCATGTACCGTTTTTTGCCATTGCAGCGGTGGGCATCCTTGTATTTGCCGGCATTGTGAAATTTATTCCATCCATGCGCAACCACATTGCTGCGGCCAAAGCCCACAAACCGCTGCGCAACCTGTTTGATATTTTCAACTCGGCCAACCGGATGCGCGCACTGTTGCTCATGGCCCTGCTTATGATGGGGCACTTTGCCATTATTCCCTACATTCCCACCTACGTAGAATACAACGTAGGTCTGCCACGCAGCAACGTGGCGTGGATTTACCTGAGTGGCGGCATTTGCAGCGTGGTGGCCATGCGCATTGTAGGGCGCTTTGCCGATAAACACGGGCCGTTTAAAGTGTTTGCCGTGCTTTCAGTGCTGGCTGTTATTCCGCTGGTGTTTATTACACATCTGCCGCCCACCACACTGGCGGTAGTACTTACAGCTACGTGCTTGTTTTTCGTTTTCGGCGGCACACGCACGGTGCCGTCAAGCACACTCATCACAGCCACGGCTGAACCACACCAGCGTGGTGGTTTTTTGAGCATCAATGCCGCAGTGCAGCAATTAGCCTCGGGGCTGGCGGCGTTTATTGGCGGATTGCTTGTGGTGGAACTGCCCAACCGGCAAATTGCGCATTACGACTGGGTGGGCTACGTGGCTGTGGCGGCAAGTTTGCTGGCTATTCCGGTAGCGTATGTGGTGAAGCCGGTGGGGGTGAAGAAATAA